Proteins from a single region of Segatella copri:
- a CDS encoding endo-1,4-beta-xylanase, whose product MKLKNINLGLGLMALLALSSCADDKFSEYRTDMTKNLKDYQYLNNYEPLKKYVEDMKAAGKCNPDFKLGIALEAAEFNKQGLVYCLAGSNFNETVAGNAMKMASCVADDGRMNFDNVSEYVKNATDAGLSVYGHTLAWHAQQPNKYLKNLIKDKELPPDPNGGNKYLQITCGEPGANKWDKQISYALPKALVKGQSYVMTVKVKASDGGTFAAWPIWEASDNKNQWGGSNDVQYMADYDITKDYSTLKWEFTANFPIDKLQFVFGNVGGTISCDDFKLTKAGSDENLIENGDFAKESARGWKTTGCTIKVASAAAAKEVELLVHERTYTDGPFPFYVMGGCKPPVVNGAIHFVPTGDWSQFFVMPGGENHLSEGNYVVYLDMTSSKAASGVELTMQNGWGKSDQAITKSVPVSAGRHTVKLPMSNIVGGNYDIILKPQTADATLDVHSVKVFQVKNLNSIPLTDEEKKKALTPVLQKWIYGMMEATEGKVKAWDVVNEALSGEDKDKDGKFELQSAKRGNVSADDAKNNFYWQDYLGDIEYVRTAVAAARKGFADAGGNPEDLKLFVNDYNLESDWDDNGKLRSLMQWIHDWEADGVTKIDGIGSQMHVSCCMDPVEQKKREDAYVNMLNLMVSTGKLVRISELDMGLEVPNLDKNSKAPYIQVKTTDMTEEQHKAMRAYYEFIVKKYLEIVPKNQQWGICQWCATDSPANSGWRAGLPTGLWDLDYYRKHTYGGFAAGLGAPEYWKEAK is encoded by the coding sequence ATGAAATTGAAAAATATTAATTTAGGTTTAGGCTTGATGGCTCTCTTGGCTTTGTCTTCTTGTGCTGATGACAAGTTCTCGGAGTACAGAACTGATATGACCAAGAATTTGAAGGATTATCAGTATCTGAATAACTACGAGCCTTTGAAGAAATACGTGGAAGATATGAAAGCTGCCGGCAAGTGCAATCCCGACTTTAAGTTGGGCATTGCGCTCGAAGCAGCCGAATTCAACAAGCAGGGACTTGTATATTGTCTTGCTGGTAGCAATTTCAACGAGACTGTAGCCGGCAACGCCATGAAGATGGCTTCTTGTGTTGCTGATGATGGTCGCATGAATTTTGATAATGTAAGTGAATATGTTAAGAATGCCACAGATGCAGGTCTTTCGGTTTATGGCCATACCTTGGCTTGGCATGCTCAGCAGCCTAACAAGTACCTCAAAAATCTTATCAAGGATAAGGAACTGCCACCTGATCCAAATGGTGGAAACAAGTACTTGCAGATTACTTGTGGCGAACCTGGTGCCAATAAATGGGATAAACAGATTAGTTATGCCTTGCCTAAGGCATTGGTTAAGGGACAAAGTTACGTGATGACCGTTAAGGTAAAGGCTTCGGATGGTGGAACTTTTGCTGCTTGGCCTATTTGGGAAGCAAGTGATAATAAAAACCAATGGGGTGGTAGTAATGATGTTCAGTATATGGCTGATTATGACATCACTAAGGATTATTCTACTTTGAAGTGGGAATTTACAGCCAATTTCCCTATTGATAAGCTTCAGTTTGTGTTCGGTAACGTAGGAGGAACCATTTCTTGCGATGACTTTAAGTTGACGAAAGCTGGTTCTGATGAGAATCTTATTGAAAATGGAGACTTTGCAAAAGAGTCGGCTCGTGGTTGGAAAACGACTGGCTGTACCATCAAGGTGGCTTCTGCAGCCGCAGCTAAAGAGGTTGAACTACTAGTTCATGAGCGAACCTATACTGATGGACCTTTCCCATTCTATGTAATGGGTGGTTGTAAACCTCCTGTTGTTAATGGTGCTATCCATTTTGTTCCAACAGGAGATTGGTCTCAGTTCTTTGTTATGCCAGGTGGCGAAAATCATCTTTCAGAGGGTAATTATGTGGTTTATTTGGATATGACTTCTTCCAAGGCTGCTAGTGGAGTAGAATTGACTATGCAGAATGGTTGGGGTAAAAGTGACCAGGCTATTACTAAAAGTGTACCTGTTTCTGCTGGTCGTCATACCGTAAAACTTCCGATGTCTAATATTGTTGGAGGTAATTATGATATTATCTTGAAACCACAGACTGCAGATGCTACTTTGGATGTACATTCTGTTAAGGTTTTTCAGGTCAAGAATCTCAATTCTATTCCTCTTACTGATGAGGAAAAGAAGAAAGCACTTACTCCTGTTTTGCAGAAGTGGATTTACGGCATGATGGAAGCTACCGAGGGCAAGGTGAAGGCTTGGGACGTTGTGAACGAGGCCCTTTCTGGTGAAGATAAAGATAAAGATGGCAAGTTCGAATTGCAGTCTGCTAAACGAGGCAACGTTTCAGCTGACGATGCAAAGAACAATTTCTACTGGCAGGATTACCTGGGTGACATTGAGTATGTTCGCACTGCTGTAGCTGCAGCTCGCAAGGGCTTTGCTGATGCTGGTGGAAACCCTGAGGATTTGAAGCTCTTCGTCAATGACTATAACTTGGAGAGCGATTGGGACGACAATGGCAAGTTGAGGAGTTTGATGCAGTGGATTCATGATTGGGAAGCTGATGGCGTGACCAAGATTGATGGTATCGGCAGTCAGATGCACGTTTCATGCTGCATGGATCCTGTTGAGCAGAAAAAAAGAGAGGATGCTTACGTGAACATGCTCAACCTGATGGTTAGTACAGGTAAGTTGGTTCGTATTTCTGAGTTGGATATGGGCTTGGAGGTTCCGAACTTGGATAAGAACAGCAAAGCCCCATATATCCAAGTAAAGACTACTGATATGACCGAGGAACAGCACAAGGCAATGCGTGCTTACTACGAGTTTATCGTCAAGAAGTATCTTGAGATTGTTCCTAAGAATCAGCAGTGGGGTATCTGCCAGTGGTGTGCTACTGACAGTCCTGCCAATAGTGGTTGGCGTGCTGGTTTGCCTACTGGACTCTGGGATTTGGATTATTATCGCAAGCACACCTATGGTGGCTTTGCAGCAGGTCTTGGCGCTCCAGAATATTGGAAGGAAGCCAAGTAA
- a CDS encoding sialate O-acetylesterase produces MACLPMMAQKTGSKVQEKPDPNFQIYLCFGQSNMEGNAAIEDIDRTGVNPRFQAMYAVDDEKAGWKKGQWHTAVPPQARPSTGLTPVDYFGRKMVDNLPDSIKVGTITVAVGGASIDLFDKRTYKAYLKKQPDWMKNFASQYNGNPYARLIELAKIAKKQGVIKGILLHQGETNNGDANWPNRVKTVYNDILKDLNLKAEDVPLLVGETVQKDMGGKCWAHIAIVDDIAKTIPTAHVISSKGCPQRGDGLHFIAESYRTMGKRYANMMLALQGIIPDSNYPRVDKDRRAYVKLHAPEAKKVIFDICGKQYEMKKDLDGDWYGVSDPLVVGFHYYFLNVDGVQVVDPASETYFGCCREAGGLEVPEGAEGNYYRPQQGVAHGQVRSVSYYAASQKQFRRAMVYTPAEYETNTTKRYPVLYLQHGMGEDETGWSKQGMMQHIMDNLIAEGKAEPMIVVMESGDVKKPFVARPGKNVDEERSHYGASFYDVIIKDLIPMVDKTFRTYTDREHRAMAGLSWGGCQTFNTVLPHMDKFSALGTFSGALFGVDVKTCFNGVFADAEKYNKNIHYMFMGCGSEENFGTEKMAQQLKDLGIKLDVYVSPGTHHEWLTWRRCFKEFVPHLFKW; encoded by the coding sequence ATGGCGTGCCTACCTATGATGGCACAGAAAACGGGCAGTAAGGTTCAGGAAAAGCCTGATCCAAATTTTCAGATTTATCTCTGCTTCGGACAGTCGAACATGGAAGGAAATGCGGCTATCGAAGACATCGACCGAACGGGCGTGAACCCGAGATTCCAGGCTATGTATGCCGTGGATGATGAAAAGGCGGGATGGAAGAAGGGACAATGGCACACCGCTGTGCCGCCACAGGCAAGACCCTCTACCGGACTGACTCCTGTTGACTATTTCGGAAGAAAGATGGTGGATAACCTGCCAGACAGCATCAAGGTGGGAACCATCACCGTGGCCGTGGGCGGAGCCAGCATCGACCTCTTCGATAAGCGTACCTATAAGGCTTATCTCAAGAAACAACCCGACTGGATGAAGAACTTTGCTTCCCAGTACAACGGAAATCCATACGCCCGACTGATAGAACTGGCAAAAATAGCCAAGAAGCAGGGTGTTATCAAGGGCATCCTCCTGCATCAGGGCGAAACCAACAACGGCGATGCCAACTGGCCTAACCGAGTAAAGACTGTTTATAACGACATCTTGAAGGATTTGAATCTGAAGGCAGAAGACGTACCTCTGCTCGTAGGCGAAACCGTACAGAAGGATATGGGCGGAAAATGCTGGGCACATATTGCCATCGTTGATGATATTGCCAAGACCATTCCTACAGCCCACGTCATTTCTTCAAAGGGCTGTCCGCAGCGTGGCGACGGGCTCCACTTCATCGCAGAAAGCTACCGCACCATGGGCAAGCGCTATGCAAACATGATGCTCGCCCTGCAGGGAATCATTCCAGACAGCAACTATCCGCGTGTAGATAAGGACCGCAGAGCTTATGTAAAGCTCCATGCTCCTGAGGCAAAGAAAGTAATCTTCGACATCTGCGGCAAGCAATATGAGATGAAAAAGGATTTGGATGGCGACTGGTACGGCGTGAGCGATCCGCTGGTAGTAGGATTCCACTACTATTTTCTGAATGTAGATGGCGTGCAGGTTGTTGACCCTGCCAGCGAAACCTACTTCGGCTGCTGCCGTGAAGCAGGCGGTCTGGAAGTACCAGAAGGAGCAGAAGGCAACTACTATCGTCCTCAGCAGGGCGTAGCCCACGGTCAGGTTCGTTCAGTATCTTACTATGCAGCCTCCCAGAAGCAGTTCCGCCGCGCCATGGTTTACACCCCTGCGGAATATGAAACCAACACCACCAAGCGCTATCCTGTGCTCTATCTGCAGCATGGCATGGGCGAAGACGAAACGGGCTGGAGCAAGCAGGGAATGATGCAGCACATCATGGACAACCTGATAGCAGAAGGCAAGGCTGAGCCTATGATTGTGGTCATGGAGAGTGGCGATGTAAAGAAGCCTTTCGTTGCCCGTCCAGGCAAGAATGTAGATGAAGAGCGCAGCCACTATGGAGCTTCTTTCTATGATGTGATTATCAAGGATCTGATTCCGATGGTTGACAAGACATTCCGCACTTATACCGACCGCGAACATCGTGCGATGGCTGGATTGTCATGGGGCGGTTGCCAGACATTCAACACGGTATTGCCTCACATGGACAAGTTTTCTGCCCTTGGAACCTTTAGCGGTGCACTCTTTGGCGTGGATGTAAAGACCTGTTTCAATGGAGTTTTTGCCGATGCAGAGAAATACAACAAGAACATTCATTATATGTTTATGGGCTGCGGTTCGGAAGAGAACTTCGGTACAGAGAAGATGGCACAGCAGTTGAAGGATCTGGGCATCAAGCTCGATGTTTATGTATCACCAGGCACTCATCATGAGTGGCTCACCTGGCGCCGCTGCTTCAAGGAGTTTGTTCCTCACCTCTTTAAGTGGTAA
- a CDS encoding DUF5627 domain-containing protein: MKISKYLSMAALGILAFGFNSCENGNQEFPDYEGGTTVYYPYQYIERSVVLGNDENRDNTDDNNHVLYIVSTMGGAYNGKNITLNVDVDNSLCDNLYFEDGVTPVKPMPSNYYTIPTKTVAYNGKMQGRLQVKLEDAFFAAPDCAKNTYVIPVRIKDLVGADSILSGSPAVAGTTPVRTDASAWLIAPKDYILYCVKFMNPWDGYYFRRGTDKITENGQTHEVKREGATLEKDEVSRITTKSLKECNFVVSVNKADGKKVTCNLKLTFDDNGNCTVTSDTEGMTASGSGKFVEKGAKLAWGNKDRDILTLNYKVDFGSGIVLETSDQFVAQTRGNTNGVVQFSPQYIKK; the protein is encoded by the coding sequence ATGAAGATAAGCAAATATTTGTCCATGGCTGCATTGGGAATCTTGGCTTTTGGCTTTAACTCTTGTGAGAATGGCAACCAAGAATTTCCTGATTATGAGGGCGGTACTACTGTATATTATCCTTATCAGTATATCGAACGTTCTGTAGTTTTAGGCAATGATGAGAATCGCGATAATACGGATGATAACAATCATGTATTGTATATCGTATCTACAATGGGTGGAGCATATAATGGAAAGAACATCACATTGAATGTAGATGTTGATAATTCATTGTGTGACAATCTGTATTTTGAGGATGGAGTCACTCCTGTAAAGCCAATGCCTAGCAATTATTATACAATTCCTACCAAGACGGTTGCGTATAATGGGAAAATGCAGGGACGTCTTCAGGTTAAGTTGGAGGATGCTTTTTTTGCTGCCCCTGATTGTGCAAAGAATACATATGTAATCCCAGTTCGCATCAAGGATTTGGTGGGAGCCGATTCTATTCTTTCGGGTTCTCCTGCCGTTGCAGGTACAACTCCTGTTCGTACTGATGCTTCAGCTTGGTTAATTGCTCCTAAGGATTATATCCTTTATTGCGTTAAGTTTATGAATCCATGGGATGGCTATTATTTCCGTAGAGGAACTGACAAGATTACAGAGAATGGACAAACTCATGAGGTAAAGCGTGAAGGTGCAACTCTTGAAAAGGATGAAGTGAGTCGAATTACAACCAAGAGTTTGAAGGAATGTAATTTCGTAGTCTCTGTAAATAAAGCTGACGGCAAAAAGGTCACTTGCAACTTGAAACTTACGTTCGATGATAATGGTAATTGTACCGTTACTTCTGATACAGAGGGCATGACTGCTTCTGGTTCAGGAAAGTTTGTAGAAAAGGGAGCAAAGTTGGCTTGGGGTAACAAGGATCGTGACATCCTGACTCTCAATTACAAGGTTGATTTCGGTTCTGGCATTGTTTTGGAAACATCCGATCAGTTTGTTGCCCAGACTCGTGGTAACACCAATGGTGTTGTTCAATTCAGTCCTCAGTATATCAAGAAGTAA
- a CDS encoding smalltalk protein, giving the protein MTEKNKQKWNEILKFAVTVLTALLGALGVSAGGL; this is encoded by the coding sequence ATGACAGAAAAGAACAAGCAGAAATGGAATGAGATTCTCAAGTTTGCAGTAACCGTACTGACAGCTCTCCTCGGGGCGTTGGGCGTTTCGGCAGGTGGACTTTAG
- a CDS encoding replication initiation protein → MEQFNQQPPGGQQAFPQTNQQEKQLIAILGVQGLSYQNYSVVELKIVLQIIRHAQKVIQDYVVPYHTTSQTFNGFTAEQRAADHTDVIMKLSEFPYGAHHYPQLRDAIKRIESQPILLPFKQAERTLYRKFSCLFKSEIYQDRHKNWMVKFRFDNNVIRFFYSYEKGVSHIDLNAIKQCRSASSIKLYIIMNCWGAKGFTICKTAHFQQLMHGRADYYKTWSELDRKCLVTACKDIKRLYRNRIIDQYLAYKPFFLEEGEKVKHHLPEHITFTLHDRRTSGETAEGGEVSSELRGQRSKLKLRLQCNYDVSEKKAEQLSGYLRLDMIGDLEDFFQRKDYYIANCRRSNKKMNTGGYMTTAMVGFFKDHGVEGL, encoded by the coding sequence ATGGAACAATTTAATCAACAGCCTCCGGGCGGGCAGCAGGCCTTCCCTCAGACAAATCAACAAGAGAAACAACTGATAGCCATCCTTGGCGTACAGGGATTGTCTTACCAGAACTATTCGGTGGTAGAACTCAAAATCGTTCTACAGATTATCAGGCATGCCCAGAAAGTTATTCAAGACTATGTAGTGCCTTATCACACAACTTCACAAACTTTTAATGGCTTCACCGCAGAACAGAGAGCTGCAGACCACACCGATGTCATCATGAAACTGTCGGAGTTTCCTTATGGTGCTCATCATTATCCGCAATTGCGCGATGCCATCAAGCGTATAGAATCCCAGCCCATCCTGCTGCCGTTTAAGCAGGCCGAGCGGACATTATACCGGAAATTTTCATGCCTGTTTAAGAGTGAGATATACCAAGACCGGCACAAGAACTGGATGGTAAAATTCCGCTTCGACAACAACGTGATACGGTTTTTCTACAGTTATGAAAAGGGAGTCAGCCATATCGACCTCAATGCCATCAAGCAATGCCGCAGTGCATCGAGCATCAAGTTATATATCATCATGAACTGCTGGGGTGCAAAGGGATTCACTATCTGCAAAACGGCGCACTTCCAGCAACTGATGCATGGCAGGGCTGATTATTACAAGACCTGGTCGGAACTGGACAGAAAATGTCTGGTAACCGCCTGCAAAGATATCAAGCGCCTTTACCGTAACCGCATCATCGACCAGTATCTTGCCTATAAGCCTTTCTTTCTGGAAGAGGGTGAAAAAGTGAAGCATCACCTGCCCGAGCACATCACCTTTACCCTGCACGACCGCCGCACTTCAGGCGAAACTGCAGAGGGTGGAGAAGTGAGCAGCGAACTGAGAGGGCAGCGGAGCAAACTGAAACTCCGGCTGCAATGCAATTATGATGTGAGCGAGAAGAAGGCTGAGCAGTTGAGCGGCTATCTCAGGTTAGATATGATTGGCGACCTGGAGGACTTCTTCCAGCGAAAGGATTATTACATAGCCAACTGCAGGCGTTCGAACAAGAAGATGAACACGGGTGGCTATATGACCACAGCCATGGTAGGTTTCTTTAAGGATCATGGTGTAGAAGGATTGTAA
- a CDS encoding AAA family ATPase, with protein MKADLIIGRDKEKAELQRCIDSDRSELVIVYGRRRVGKTYLVDEFFGRKYDFTFVGGHNLPQRTQLRSFAKALKQAMGETSARKLSDWFDAFDVLEEYLSSLPEDRKKIIFVDEMPWIDSLRSDFTPAFENFWNGWAARRRDIVFIASGSATSWMVDKLIENQGGLHARITCQIYLRPFTLYETELYLKSRGCSWDRFQIAQCYMFFGGIPFYLSLIDPSLSLVQNVDALCFNKGGALRQEFDELYGALFTHADNYIKVVRLLANHKGGMTNAEIAKTAKLDGKKLCQILKNLERCDFIMKFRYYGKKTQNRLYKLTDFYTLFYLKYIEPNIDSFDEQWWSKHYLSHSVEAWQGLTFELLCLFHISQIRKALNIGGVASEAYIWFDKADKTKNQRGAQIDLIIERADRVINLCEMKFSQAQYKISADYEIKLRNRMELFRDRTHCTKSLVNTFVTTFGVANGIHSSIVNSEVTLDNLFQE; from the coding sequence ATGAAAGCAGATTTAATAATCGGACGAGATAAAGAAAAGGCAGAGCTTCAACGTTGTATAGACTCAGATCGCTCTGAACTTGTTATCGTTTATGGTAGAAGACGTGTCGGCAAGACTTATCTAGTAGATGAATTCTTTGGTCGGAAGTACGACTTCACTTTCGTTGGAGGACACAATCTCCCCCAACGCACCCAATTGCGCAGTTTTGCCAAAGCATTAAAACAAGCCATGGGCGAGACATCAGCTCGCAAATTATCAGATTGGTTTGATGCCTTTGATGTTTTGGAAGAATATCTGTCATCCTTGCCAGAAGACCGCAAAAAGATAATCTTTGTAGACGAAATGCCTTGGATAGATTCCTTGCGTTCCGACTTCACTCCAGCATTTGAAAACTTTTGGAATGGATGGGCAGCCCGTCGTCGCGATATAGTTTTCATCGCTAGCGGTTCTGCCACATCATGGATGGTAGACAAGCTCATAGAAAACCAAGGAGGTCTGCATGCTCGCATCACTTGCCAGATATATTTACGCCCATTTACTTTGTATGAGACAGAACTATACCTAAAATCGCGGGGATGCTCTTGGGATCGCTTCCAGATAGCCCAATGCTATATGTTCTTTGGAGGCATTCCTTTTTATCTGAGTTTAATAGATCCAAGTCTTAGCCTTGTACAGAATGTTGATGCCCTGTGCTTTAACAAGGGAGGGGCACTAAGACAAGAATTTGACGAATTATATGGAGCCTTATTTACTCATGCAGACAATTACATCAAGGTGGTCAGGCTCTTGGCTAATCATAAAGGCGGCATGACAAATGCAGAAATTGCTAAAACAGCCAAACTGGACGGAAAGAAGTTGTGCCAGATATTAAAGAATCTGGAGAGATGTGACTTCATCATGAAGTTCAGATATTATGGCAAGAAGACGCAAAACCGCCTATATAAGTTGACAGACTTTTATACCTTATTTTATTTAAAGTATATAGAGCCCAATATCGACTCCTTTGATGAGCAATGGTGGAGCAAGCATTATCTCTCTCACAGTGTTGAGGCATGGCAAGGTTTAACTTTCGAATTACTCTGTTTGTTCCATATCAGCCAAATACGCAAGGCATTGAATATTGGTGGCGTGGCTAGCGAGGCTTACATTTGGTTTGACAAAGCTGACAAAACCAAGAATCAGAGAGGAGCCCAAATAGATCTCATCATAGAGCGTGCCGACCGAGTCATCAACCTCTGCGAGATGAAATTTAGTCAAGCCCAATACAAAATTTCAGCAGATTATGAGATAAAGCTGCGCAATAGGATGGAATTATTCAGAGACCGAACCCATTGCACAAAATCATTGGTAAATACCTTTGTCACAACATTTGGTGTTGCCAATGGCATCCATTCAAGCATAGTAAATAGCGAAGTAACACTAGACAATCTCTTTCAAGAATGA
- a CDS encoding DUF4248 domain-containing protein, with the protein MNYPQRMYSKTELGLLYFPDTTDGATARRHIMDWIKRCEPLWNELQRLGYQNRSQYFPPRQVSTIFEYLGEPGA; encoded by the coding sequence ATGAATTATCCCCAACGTATGTACAGCAAGACCGAACTCGGTCTGCTCTATTTTCCCGATACAACCGACGGGGCGACAGCGCGCCGTCATATCATGGACTGGATCAAGCGTTGCGAGCCTCTCTGGAACGAGCTGCAGCGCCTAGGCTACCAGAATCGTAGCCAGTATTTCCCTCCCCGCCAGGTATCCACCATCTTCGAATATCTGGGCGAGCCGGGGGCATAA
- a CDS encoding N-acetylmuramoyl-L-alanine amidase, which produces MRDINMIVVHCSGSRCDHRYTMKMLRYDHVHNNGWTDIGYHFYITLDGVVHACRPVERMGSHALGYNAHSIGICYEGGLSPSGCISDTRTPKQKEAMKHLILDLHHRFPGIRTILGHRDLPGVQKACPCFDATKLQYLLDAS; this is translated from the coding sequence ATGAGAGACATCAATATGATAGTGGTGCATTGCAGCGGCAGCCGCTGCGATCACCGTTATACGATGAAGATGCTGCGCTACGACCATGTTCATAACAACGGCTGGACTGACATCGGCTACCATTTCTACATCACGCTGGATGGAGTGGTTCATGCCTGTCGCCCGGTAGAGCGTATGGGCTCTCATGCCCTCGGTTACAATGCGCACAGCATAGGCATCTGTTACGAGGGTGGTCTTTCGCCATCGGGCTGCATCAGCGACACCCGCACTCCTAAGCAGAAGGAGGCGATGAAGCATCTTATCCTGGATCTTCACCACCGTTTTCCGGGCATCCGCACCATCCTGGGTCATCGCGATTTGCCTGGCGTTCAGAAAGCCTGTCCGTGTTTTGATGCCACGAAGCTCCAGTACCTTCTGGATGCTTCCTGA
- a CDS encoding HU family DNA-binding protein, whose translation MAINYSLVKLASKFGDKAGVPKFYARAQMNESISLKKFAKLIAMQTTVSYADVTAVLVSMQENMIIELQRGNQIDFGELGKFRLQLTSEGAATAAEFKSDINIKGVNIQFIPGSDLANIFVGMEFEQVASRAVQKAALKAEKEGAKTLDIEEAKKKPAKDNASSGGDTTGGNTSGEQTGGTGSTGNGDTGDGLE comes from the coding sequence ATGGCAATTAATTACAGTTTAGTAAAGCTTGCGTCAAAATTTGGTGACAAAGCAGGAGTTCCTAAGTTCTACGCACGTGCTCAGATGAACGAGTCTATTTCGCTCAAGAAGTTTGCGAAGTTGATCGCTATGCAGACCACTGTATCCTATGCGGATGTAACAGCCGTTCTGGTCAGTATGCAGGAGAACATGATCATCGAGTTGCAGCGAGGCAACCAGATTGATTTCGGCGAGTTGGGCAAGTTCCGCCTCCAGCTTACCAGTGAGGGTGCGGCAACCGCAGCCGAATTTAAGAGCGACATCAACATCAAGGGTGTGAACATCCAGTTTATCCCGGGCAGCGATCTTGCCAACATCTTCGTAGGTATGGAGTTTGAGCAGGTTGCATCACGTGCCGTACAGAAGGCTGCCCTCAAGGCTGAGAAGGAGGGTGCCAAGACTCTCGACATTGAGGAGGCTAAGAAAAAGCCTGCCAAGGACAATGCTTCTTCAGGCGGCGATACCACGGGTGGCAACACCTCAGGCGAGCAGACCGGCGGCACGGGTAGCACTGGCAACGGTGACACAGGAGACGGATTAGAATAA